The following are from one region of the Vanessa atalanta chromosome 5, ilVanAtal1.2, whole genome shotgun sequence genome:
- the LOC125064306 gene encoding ionotropic receptor 40a — MNCYILLCILFVNIIQRFFNIEAFASKNLQQLPKDFPTALMDIAAGLPTKSLTVVRGNTTDIRSEDIFEILCILSDNNIQVINLDLKTAESKDGYFRYLKKGLDTSEERSSLILCEPEECEDILYEITINNYIHRSILYIFFWPRGEVSKLFLSGIKEAIRVAVITNPRTSVFRLYYNQATPDKLNHLTLVNWWSGRLYKSPALPPADKVYQDFKGRIFNVPVLHAPPWHFVIYKNDSTVNVTGGRDDKLLSLLSKKLNFKYQYYDPPERSQGSRIAGNGTFKGTLGLIWKRKADFFIGDVTMTWERLQAVEFSFLTLADSGAFLTHAPDKLSETLAIIRPFRWEVWLLVGATLLMTGPALWVVIAAPTLWQRRKRNQLGLLNNCCWFTTSLFLRQSSSKEPSRTHKARLVSIFISLGATYVIGDMYSANLTSLLARPAREQPIGTLQALEEAMRDKGYELVVEGHSSSMAILQNGTGVYGRLARLMRRQRIQRVRSVEVGVRLVLTKRRVVILGGRETLFYDTERFGSHNFHLSEKLYTRYSAVALQIGCPYLESFNNVIMTLFEAGILAKMTTDEYKNLPEHSRRSEPVTESDKKESSDAMENTQTPQTQPESTIGLEPVSLRMLRGAFCLLSIGYFLAAVVLVTEIQVHRKKENIKTVEPFQTASTKRKSARVRVKQRFERILRNIYVFLDKALRHDAREYQA, encoded by the exons ATGAAttgttatatacttttatgtattttattcgttaATATAATTCAACGTTTCTTTAATATCGAAGCGTTTGCGTCCAAAAATCTACAACAACTTCCAAAAGATTTTCCTACAGCCTTGATGGATATTGCTGCTGGATTGCCAACGAAGAGCTTGACTGTTGTAAGAGGAAATACTACTGACATACG atctgaggatatttttgaaatactaTGTATTTTGAGTGATAATAACATACAAGTAATCAACTTGGATTTAAAGACAGCGGAGAGCAAGGATGGA tatTTCAGATACCTTAAAAAAGGCCTCGATACATCCGAGGAAAGGTCGAGTCTGATCCTTTGTGAACCTGAGGAATGTGAAGATATACTTTATGAG ATAACAATCAACAATTATATACATcgctctatattatatatattcttttggCCACGCGGTGAAGTTAGCAAACTGTTCCTTTCTGGTATCAAGGAGGCTATTCGAGTTGCTGTGATCACAAACCCGAGAACAAGcgt ATTTCGATTATACTACAACCAGGCGACGCCAGACAAGCTTAACCACTTGACCCTCGTCAACTGGTGGTCAGGTCGCCTCTACAAATCCCCCGCCTTACCACCCGCTGATAAAGTCTATCAGGACTTCAAGGGCAGAATCTTCAATGTGCCCGTATTGCAT gcACCTCCTTGgcattttgttatttacaagAACGACTCTACGGTCAATGTCACTGGTGGTCGAGACGACAAACTACTATCACTATTGTCGaagaaattaaactttaa GTACCAATATTACGATCCTCCGGAAAGGAGTCAAGGATCAAGAATCGCCGGTAACGGAACGTTCAAAGGGACTCTTGGTCTGATTTGGAAACgt AAAGCGGACTTCTTCATCGGTGACGTAACAATGACTTGGGAAAGATTACAAGCGGTTGAGTTCTCATTTTTAACTCTCGCCGACTCAGGTGCCTTCTTAACTCATGCTCCAGATAAATTGAGTGAAACTTTAGCAATAATCAGGCCTTTTAGATGGGAG GTATGGCTACTCGTTGGCGCTACCCTACTTATGACGGGACCAGCTTTGTGGGTTGTGATCGCAGCTCCTACATTATGGCAACGTCGCAAGCGAAACCAACTGGGCCTCTTGAATAATTGCTGCTGGTTCACCACTTCATTATTCTTAAGACAAT CTTCGTCCAAAGAACCATCCAGAACACACAAGGCACGCCTAGTTTCTATTTTCATATCGCTCGGAGCCACCTATGTTATAGGAGATATGTACTCTGCAAACTTAACTAGTCTCCTAGCGAGACCAGCGAGAGAACAACCGATTGGCACGTTGCAAGCTTTAGAAGAGGCCATGAGAGATAAGGGATATGAATTGGTCGTTGAGGGACATAGTTCTTCAATGGCAATCTTACAg AACGGGACAGGAGTATACGGTCGACTCGCTCGTCTCATGAGACGTCAACGCATTCAACGCGTACGAAGTGTCGAAGTAGGTGTCCGCTTGGTGTTAACAAAACGTCGGGTAGTGATACTGGGTGGGAGAGAAACTCTGTTCTACGATACTGAGAGATTCG GTTCCCATAACTTTCATTtaagtgaaaaattatatacacgATACTCAGCAGTCGCTTTGCAAATCGGTTGCCCTTATTTGGAATCTTTTAACAACGT GATAATGACTCTATTCGAAGCAGGTATATTAGCTAAGATGACAACAGACGAATATAAAAATCTCCCAGAACATTCTAGAAGATCTGAACCGGTTACCGAGAGCGATAAAAAGGAGAGCAGTGATGCAATGGAAAATACTCAAACACCAcaa ACGCAACCAGAGTCCACGATTGGCCTTGAACCAGTTTCGCTTAGAATGCTTCGTGGAGCCTTTTGCCTTCTCAGCATTGGTTACTTTTTAGCAg CAGTCGTTCTGGTAACAGAAATACAAGTTCATCGTAAGAAGGAGAATATAAAAACAGTGGAGCCATTTCAGACTGCATCAACGAAACGGAAGTCAGCGAGAGTTCGTGTTAAACAACGTTTCGAAAGGATTTTAAGgaacatatatgtatttcttgATAAGGCTTTAAGACACGATGCTAGAGAATATCAAGCCTGA